The sequence below is a genomic window from Lodderomyces elongisporus chromosome 2, complete sequence.
CTCTGTAGTTTACATAGTTAAGAAGTACATGTAATGGGTGACTGTGGTACAGAAGTTGATCTTCTGCATTATAATAATGGAGATTCCTATTATCATACACGTGATATATTACTTCTAAAGTACTGGTAATTGGGAAGGGTGGAGCAGGAAAGATTGTGGATGGTATGGGTCTAGTACGTGTATCCCACACAATCTCAGCTGTTTATTGAATTGTGTCAAGTTTCAATGTTTCTTTATagttctctctctctctctctctctcttttagctctctctctttctctataATTCTGCTTTTCTTATAAATATTTCTCGCTCTCCCTTTATCTCCGTTTAGGCTTAAATTCCTCTAGAGGCTTCTGTGTTGGTACAGAAAAGTAATCAGACACCTAAACAGCTAAATAGGTGCTCAAcagaatatatattttcttgCAAGCTTAAGAATATGTAGacaaattgttgttgtcctTACTAGACTATGAAGTTGTAGAGATTGTTTGCAATAAGTCTTcaagaatggaaaagatATTTTCAACAGTGACTTTAGATATGCATCCAAAGCAATTGTCTTTTCactaataaaaaaaaaacccttGTAGAAATCTTTGGCGcctaaaaaagaaaagtgtcTTGTGAGGCTTAACTTCATATTTGAAATATAtccaatttgtttatttccaaattgccacaagaaacaatttTAAACAATcagatagatagatagaaGGTTTGTTGGCCACATATAGCATATCAACAGAAAAGTACTTCTACACTATAAGTGAGAAAATGTTCAACTTAATAAATGCAACAACATCctatgtaaaaaaaaacgctataaaccagcaacaaaacCAAGGATTCTGTTCATACAATTCTCTTTGGAAATAATATAATAGaattataaaaataaaaatttcttttttggatttgacaCCTTTTTTCACCAATAAATCTTTGCTagaaaagttttgaaaaaatgtTGTGTGCTATTACTACGATTTCTCTAACCAAAAATTGATCAACAGCAAACATTACTAAAATTATATCCCACATTAACACGATCAACTTTCTCCCTATAGTATAATGCAACAAACTCCTTGAGAAATGCAATGTCCAGTACACTATACGGATCCAATTCCATCTCAATCATATCCTGGTACGAAATTTGCAAaacctcaacaacctcTGTTTCGACTAGAGCTTGGTCCTCTTCGCTTCCAAATCTAGCTTGCTCCTCTTGGTGTACTTCGTGTATGAGCTCATCGATATAATTAAACCATTTATGCGTAAGTTTATGGAACACCCCTATAGTCTGAATTATATCTTCCAATGAGCTATCCATCCCATCTTTATTTCCAAactcattttcatttgacAAAAGATGGATCTGCGAAGAAGAGTCGCACGTGTTTTGAGGTAATTGGTCAAGGCTATCTTCATTTTCGAGCTGTTGTCCTGCAGATGCAAACCACGAAAATGCTGACCATACGGATTCACTCCATGATACAGACTCAACTGTTGCTGACCTCCACCACGATGGCTCGTTGGAAAGCTTTGGAGACGAGGGCGATAAATCAGTGTATGTTTTGCGAAGCGGTTGAAGTGTAGGAGGAACCACCGTTGATGAAGTTGTAATGGTAGCGGTAGTTGGATCTTGTTCTTGGTCCTCGTCTTGGTCTTGGTCTTGGTCTTGATCTGGACCTGGACCTGGACCTGAATCTGTTGAGGAACTTGTTGCAGAAAACCTAACAGGAGTAGTAGAATTATTCAACGGTGAATATACTGAACGATGATCCTTTGTTGATGTGTTCAAGACTCCTTTGTTCAGTAAATGTTTTGATACTAATTGAGAGAAAATTTTCTGAAACTTGTGATAGTCACGGATAGTGGCTTTGATAGGTAAGTTTCGACTTTGCTCTCgctgctgcttctgctGCTTCTGCTGCTTCTGCTGCTTTGTTGATGGCTGCTTAAGAAACGCTTTGATTTCAGGGTGCCCTATTTCGACACCCACATCATATATAGGGTGATTCTTCAATATTTCATCGCTTGTAACACCAATAAATCCATTTGAATCAATCAGTTTGAATGTGTTTGAACTAAGTTCATGTAAACCAACATTGAACAATGGTTGCTGCGATCGAAGCTCAGGATGTTCCAATTCAATGTCCTTAGGGATTACTGATAATACTGTAAATAGGTAACTGAAGGAAGTCAATAACGCATAAGTATCTTTTTCCGCTCTACGAGTGCTCTTGTTACGATAAAATTCCGtcccctcctcctcttcctcatcttcctcctcctccgcatcatcattatcatcatcatgaGAACCATCAGAACTAGCAGCAATAATATTTGGTGTTTGCAGATGAAGTTCATTGAATATCATTATATTTTTGCGTAATAAACTTTGCTTAAAAATAGCAAAAACTAAAGGTCCCAAAGTCTCAAACAACTGTGGTAGGCTGAATAATAAATGATTGGAGTTATTTTTAGCTTTCATATAATCTGCTTGTTCAAACacttttttaaaagttCCAGATTGATTAAAGAATTCATCCAAATTAATAGGGCCATCACATTTTCGCGTGGTATCTTTCAAGTCATCAAGAATCTTTTTCAAGCCATCAATATATTCCCATCCATTTCTAATAAATTCATTTGGCTTCCATTCGCTTTCCTTGGACGATGGTTTGCATAATACTCCTAATGAATACATTTTCAAGTTATCTCTATCGGTGATGTTTTTCGTGTCTGTAATCGCAAATTGCTTAAAACAAATGACACCATAATATGTGATATCTTCCTTATGGTGACCATTCTTGTTCTCTGGTTTATGACTAATGAAAACAGTGGCCTCTTCTAGTTCGTGGATCCCGCTTGGAAGTGATTTATATTCGATGCCATCAAGCAAAAGCAGCAGACTATTGGTGTCTATGTAAGATTTCGACCACTGTAGTTTGTAACCTGATTTCATATCAAATTCCGTAAGAAAGACGGATGCAATTTCTGAATGAGCTGTCATTTGTCAAATAGATGTGAATGACAAAACTCGGGATTTATCTGTAGAGGGAGGTACAAATTagtaatgaaaaataatagaaGACAAAAGAATCGGGGTAATACACAATACAGTTATGTTTTTGGTaatggtgttggtgttgatgttggtgttggcTATAATTCAATTGGTTGTCAATAGTAACATGGAATCCCTTTAGTTTAATTTCATATCTGGGGTTCGCGGCagccaaaaataaaatgaataactaaaaacaaaaattaaaaaattaaaaaaacaaaaaaaaacagagaaaacaaatttccAACTATCTGTCCTATGTTCAAAGTACAACTTTCCATAAAACCTTGTTTCAAGAACTAAATTAAATGATGTGAATTAAACATTTCTgaaaagataaaataaaaaacaaactaagaaaaagaaaaagaaaaagaaaaagaaaaagaaaaagaaaaagaaaaagaaaaagaaatagaaaaagaaatagaaaaagagagagatggTCAATTATTGAACAAACACGTTACAGCTTGGTTTGATTGGCATTGGAATTCCATCATAATATATACTATACATCAATTGCATATCTCGTGCCCACTTTCTTAGTGAGTACCATAACGTAGAAAGACCCAGTCTTTTTCTAAAAAAGTTATTCAAGTCACTCACCTACTCATTGTCTCTTTATCGTATTTTCAACATTGGTTGATAATCATCCTCTTATCCtcaaaatgaaattgataATCACAGCAGCtaacaagaaaaaacatAACATTGTTGGACCAAACCTATCATCGTATGGGCCTGAACCTCTTAATCTAATAGCCTTGGCTCTCCAGTGATAAGTCACCAAGGCATAAACCATAGTAAGCATAGCAATAAATGTGAACAAGCCAGCTGAGATCCTACCTATCGAATCACCAAAGTTCAAAAGACCCACACCCAATGAACCCAAAATCACGGTGAAATTCAACCATGACAAAAATGTTCTTTcgtttgcaaaaaaaacctTGGGCTCAACTCTTGCTGGTAACgctattcttttgtttgctGAAGACATATTCGAGGTAAACtaagaaggaaaagttgTTAAATTGAAGGAcgaaggaaaataaaagaaaataagatAACAGATTCAAATGGGTAGAATTAGGATGAAGTAGAATGTGGAATATGATTGCTGAAGTAGTTTTAGTATTGCGAACTCTTCTAGGAATATCTTGATGACTTTGGAGTTAGCGATCAattaactttttttttctgccTTTATTATATATTAGTTATGTATGTCgttttgaagaagaaaagaaaacgttGAAAACTTGTAATACACCAATTTACGTTTATTGTTGAAGTGGTTACATTCAAATTGactccaaaaaaataaaatcgTTTCGTGAATATCACCTTCCATGTTATCTATTGgaaaattattattgtgATTGTTTCAGCATCAGCCTTCACACATGtatagaaaaataaatagattATAGATTACTAGTAGCTGTCCTAATTTGGTAGTAGTAATTACTAGATCTGGTATAAACGCCACTTTCTAAGTGGCTTTTACGCGATTTATTATATAATATACGCCAATATAATTACATAACAGTTTATGTAATTTAACACATTTGATAAAGGACCTAACCTAACCAATTTGTACTTTGTAgtgagaagaagaaagagagagagagagattgCCCACGTGGGATGAATTAGTTTCTTGATCCAAGCAATGATTTTTTAATGCCTTTGTCCGTTCTTCCAAATATTCCTTCCTCTACCAAACTCCCTTCCAACAGTATTGTACAATTTACTGATTTAACCCTTGAGAATGATTAAAGAATAACTTTACATCATATCATGAGAGCTTGTTGTTATGGGCAATACCGATGAAAAGCACAGAACCGGAGAATCCGcatattcatttttatatataaataattttttagGACGGCTTTCTTCTTGGCTACGAAATGATATCCAATATCACTAAAGTATAATTAAACAATGGaccaagaagaagaagaagaagaagaagaagaagaaaaaaagataagaaaagaaatttcaATAATTCATTTACATACATTACAAGTATTCCGTTGGGGGGGTGGGTTCATCAGCACCTTGTTAATGTaacatttttcattttgacTTAATTTGACATAGTTGGTATATCGCAATCGTTACGCTTAATGTTTAATTCAGAACTCAAAAACCAATAAATatgtaataataataaaaaatgaaataaatgattatataaatatattgaaacaaaaagagcaGAAACAGAACCAGAAATGTTAAAGGGTCTTTCACATAGAAATTGAATTTAAGTTTGGTTTAGGAAATTTGTAACAATTTCAGTAGTGTGATGGACCGAAAGAGCATAAAGAcgtttattttatataaatagattCCAATAAACCCTTCTTTTGAATGGTATTGTCTCGGCATCAATAAGTACTGATTTGATTCGTATATGTGCATCATATGACGCCTAAAAGCCCTGGAAGAattgacaaagaaaaattttataTTCTAAAATTACTAATGTTCAAGAGTAGATTGAGAATATCAAGGATTTTGTACtaacctttttttgtttgtttgtttttcagAAGATACTATATTATCGATAATATAACTGTCCAAAGATTGCTTTAATcaagagacaaagaaaattatAAGGACAGCTGAATTTACTATTACCAAGACTATACAATCCTTTTAACCAAACTTTTCCTACCTAAATCTTTCGTTCTCTTGTATGTcgtttatttatttttttttgggggggggggagaggGGGAACGGAATGGAGGGTAGAGAAGAATgagttaaaaaaagaggctTTCAATCGATTCTTATCACTTTACCTCCTGGGATCCAAAATCAATTCACCCAATGGGTTTGGTGAATGGCCCTTTCCTAAGGCAAACACTGTACTTCCTCTCACAATTGTCTCTAAAACACGTCCCCGTAATTCCATTCCATCGTATGCAGTCaacttgtttttgaaaaaagtttcattattttcaactttaaaaGTAGCCTCAGTGTCAAATACACAGATATCTGCATCGTATccaatttccaattttccTTTGAAATGATCTACTCCCACTTGTTTTGCTGTGTTTATAGAGCACCACTTATTTATTTCAGCAAGAGTAATTGGTGGCTGCAATTTCATTCCTTCGGTATACAAAATAGGTAATCCAAATCCAACACTGGATATACCACCCCAAGCTTCAAAGAAATCACCCTTTTCCATTCCCTTCAAATCGGGTGTGCATGGTGAATGGTCACTCACCACGGTGGTAATAATATCGTTTCGAAGTGCCTTCCATAGTAACTTTCTATTGTCATCTGTACGAATTGGTGGGAAGCACTtgaaatgggtgctgcagTTGCTGATCTTTTCTGCACAAAGTGACAAGTAGTGAAAACAAGTCTCTGCAGTAATTGGTAGTCCCTTGGCCTTAGCTGCTCGGAGAAGGGGCACTGCTTCGTGTGTAGCCAAGTGAACAATGTGAAGTGGTACACTGGGGATAAGCGTTGAGCAATTTATGATTTcagcaatagcagtagTTTCAAAATTGTCTGGTCTGGACGCAAGGAATGAAGCATACGAAGTAGCATCAATATTAACCAAATCAGGTTCTTCCTCAGCTGCCAAAAGCAACGGAGTCGACTTGTTTGTGGTTTGCTCGGGATGGAGACGATATGGTGGTGACTTGAtgagttcgtgacttgCTTGACTCACTTTTAAGGCATGTTTACCAAATGTGGGCTCAGAACTGGCAAGAATAGGGGTACGTGCCAATGCCTTGGCCTGTTCGTCAGAAAGGACATGATGATCTATTGAGCCTGCATGTCTATGAGGAAACTTGCAATTTTCATGTTCGTGTTTATGGTCACCGTGGTCTTTTCGTAAGAGGTTGATAACTTGAACAGGTGCCCTATTAATAAATGATGCAGACATTCCCAAGTTGAAACTCGTGTCTACCTCCAAATCGCCATCGTTCTCCAAGGGTGTTGGTACTTCGTCAATATCTTCTAAactattattgtttttggaaTACTCGTCATCGGTATCGGAAAATTCAAACTCGATACGTTTCTCTACTGGTTGCATCTCAGCGTGAAACATCAATAATGTCTTTTCGTGCTTAACAATCTTCATTGCTTCAAGAATAATCTTTGGTGTTATTGCTGGAAACTCTTCAACACCACTTTCAATCATAAACGCCTTGAACCCTCTCACGCCCATTCTAATTAATGGGATCAAATCAGCAAGATTTGTTGGGATAAGTCCACCCCAAAATCCAACATCGACCCAGCACTGGTTTCTTGCAGCGTTAATCTTGAGGTTGAAATTGGCAACTGTGGTGGTGGGTGGAATCGCATTCAACGGCATATCAATCACTGTAGTAACACCTCCCGATGCAGCTGCCCTAGTTCCCGTGGCAAAACCCTCCCATTC
It includes:
- a CDS encoding uncharacterized protein (BUSCO:EOG09263A3Y), whose amino-acid sequence is MTAHSEIASVFLTEFDMKSGYKLQWSKSYIDTNSSSLLLDGIEYKSLPSGIHELEEATVFISHKPENKNGHHKEDITYYGVICFKQFAITDTKNITDRDNLKMYSLGVLCKPSSKESEWKPNEFIRNGWEYIDGLKKILDDLKDTTRKCDGPINLDEFFNQSGTFKKVFEQADYMKAKNNSNHLLFSLPQLFETLGPLVFAIFKQSLLRKNIMIFNELHSQTPNIIAASSDGSHDDDNDDAEEEEDEEEEEGTEFYRNKSTRRAEKDTYALLTSFSYLFTVLSVIPKDIELEHPELRSQQPLFNVGLHELSSNTFKSIDSNGFIGVTSDEILKNHPIYDVGVEIGHPEIKAFLKQPSTKQQKQQKQQKQQREQSRNLPIKATIRDYHKFQKIFSQLVSKHLSNKGVLNTSTKDHRSVYSPLNNSTTPVRFSATSSSTDSGPGPGPDQDQDQDQDEDQEQDPTTATITTSSTVVPPTLQPLRKTYTDLSPSSPKLSNEPSWWRSATVESVSWSESVWSAFSWFASAGQQLENEDSLDQLPQNTCDSSSQIHLLSNENEFGNKDGMDSSLEDIIQTIGVFHKLTHKWFNYIDELIHEVHQEEQARFGSEEDQALVETEVVEVLQISYQDMIEMELDPYSVSDIAFLKEFVALYYREKVDRVNVGYNFSNVCC
- the VTC1 gene encoding vacuolar transporter chaperone (BUSCO:EOG09265IBC) produces the protein MSSANKRIALPARVEPKVFFANERTFLSWLNFTVILGSLGVGLLNFGDSIGRISAGLFTFIAMLTMVYALVTYHWRAKAIRLRGSGPYDDRFGPTMLCFFLLAAVIINFILRIRG
- the DAL1 gene encoding Allantoinase (MEROPS:MER0005767) — encoded protein: MSRAISSTRVLIDSEVIPATIIYSTKTGKILHVEKSILPPGDPILRKYDVLLIDYRNVTPAVVMPGLIDAHVHLNEPGRTEWEGFATGTRAAASGGVTTVIDMPLNAIPPTTTVANFNLKINAARNQCWVDVGFWGGLIPTNLADLIPLIRMGVRGFKAFMIESGVEEFPAITPKIILEAMKIVKHEKTLLMFHAEMQPVEKRIEFEFSDTDDEYSKNNNSLEDIDEVPTPLENDGDLEVDTSFNLGMSASFINRAPVQVINLLRKDHGDHKHEHENCKFPHRHAGSIDHHVLSDEQAKALARTPILASSEPTFGKHALKVSQASHELIKSPPYRLHPEQTTNKSTPLLLAAEEEPDLVNIDATSYASFLASRPDNFETTAIAEIINCSTLIPSVPLHIVHLATHEAVPLLRAAKAKGLPITAETCFHYLSLCAEKISNCSTHFKCFPPIRTDDNRKLLWKALRNDIITTVVSDHSPCTPDLKGMEKGDFFEAWGGISSVGFGLPILYTEGMKLQPPITLAEINKWCSINTAKQVGVDHFKGKLEIGYDADICVFDTEATFKVENNETFFKNKLTAYDGMELRGRVLETIVRGSTVFALGKGHSPNPLGELILDPRR